The Leucobacter chromiiresistens genome has a window encoding:
- a CDS encoding glucose-6-phosphate dehydrogenase assembly protein OpcA: protein MIESLPDTTVSAVTRRLVSMRQESGVSALGHVLTLVISASGDLDEQAIAAANHASSEHPMRVIVLLSRPEAEARLDAEIRVGADAGASDVIVLRASGEVASGVEALVTGLLLPDAPVAVWWPEEAPDRPGADPLGRIGQRRITDAAAPGGSGWDVRVAGYSAGDTDLAWTRLTRWREYLAAVLDQPPFEPVTAVEVVGSEASPSTELLAAWLELSLGVPTTCTLLARELHAEGLHSVTLRRSTGDAVLKRLSPVHAALSQPGQPTHQIVLPRRTLSECLAEELRGLGEDVMYGRVLEQLARSRAARTPHTDA, encoded by the coding sequence ATGATCGAGAGTCTGCCCGATACGACCGTCAGCGCGGTGACGCGCCGACTTGTCTCCATGCGGCAGGAGAGCGGGGTGTCGGCGCTCGGCCATGTGCTGACGCTGGTGATCTCCGCATCCGGCGACCTGGACGAGCAGGCGATCGCCGCCGCGAATCACGCGTCGAGCGAGCACCCGATGCGCGTCATCGTGCTGCTCAGCCGCCCGGAGGCGGAGGCGCGGCTCGACGCCGAGATCCGCGTCGGTGCCGACGCGGGCGCGAGCGATGTCATCGTGCTGCGGGCCTCGGGGGAGGTCGCGAGCGGCGTCGAGGCGCTCGTCACGGGCCTGCTGCTGCCCGACGCGCCGGTCGCGGTCTGGTGGCCCGAGGAGGCTCCGGATCGCCCGGGCGCCGATCCGCTCGGCCGCATCGGCCAGCGCCGGATCACCGACGCTGCGGCACCCGGCGGTTCGGGGTGGGACGTGCGCGTCGCCGGGTACTCGGCGGGCGACACCGATCTCGCGTGGACCCGGTTGACGCGGTGGCGGGAGTACCTGGCCGCCGTGCTCGATCAGCCGCCCTTCGAGCCCGTCACCGCCGTCGAGGTCGTCGGCTCCGAGGCGTCGCCCTCGACGGAGCTGCTGGCCGCGTGGCTCGAGCTCTCGCTCGGCGTGCCGACCACCTGCACGCTGCTCGCGCGCGAGTTGCACGCGGAGGGGCTGCACTCGGTGACTCTGCGCCGCAGCACCGGCGACGCCGTGCTCAAGCGCCTGTCGCCCGTGCACGCCGCACTCAGCCAGCCGGGCCAGCCCACGCACCAGATCGTGCTGCCGCGCCGCACCCTCAGCGAGTGCCTCGCGGAGGAGCTGCGCGGCCTGGGCGAAGACGTGATGTACGGCCGAGTACTCGAACAGCTCGCGCGCAGCCGCGCCGCGCGCACCCCACACACTGACGCATGA
- the zwf gene encoding glucose-6-phosphate dehydrogenase, producing the protein MQLPSNPLRSADDPRLSRIAGPSSLVIFGVTGDLSRKKLMPAVYDLANRGLLPPGFALVGFARRDWKDRDFAEIVHDAVRKYARTPFREETWQQLAEGIRFVQGQFGDPEAYDRLRDTVETLDRERGTMGNHAFYLSIPPTAFPEVAKHLSSSGLVDRSGDDQRWRRVIIEKPFGHDLKSARELNDVLESAFPADSIFRIDHYLGKETVQNILALRFANAMYEPIWNRNYVDHVQITMAEDIGVGGRAGYYDGVGAARDVIQNHLLQLLALTAMEQPISLGAQHLRAEKEKVLEAVSLPDDLEASTARGQYASGWQGGELVNGFLDEEGMDPQSRTETFAAMKLNVNTRRWTGVPFYLRTGKRLGRRVTEIAVVFRKEPGNLFAQAQRSEQGSNALVIRVQPDEGITIRFGAKVPGSGTRVRDVTMDFGYGHAFTEASPEAYERLILDVLLGDAPLFPRQAEVELSWRILDPVERHWAAHDGPVEQYVPGSWGPASADEMLARDGRTWRRP; encoded by the coding sequence ATGCAGCTTCCTTCCAACCCCCTCCGCTCGGCCGACGATCCGCGGCTGAGCCGCATCGCGGGCCCGAGCTCGCTGGTGATCTTCGGCGTGACCGGTGATCTCTCGCGCAAGAAGCTCATGCCCGCGGTGTACGATCTCGCGAACCGCGGCCTGCTCCCCCCCGGTTTCGCGCTCGTCGGGTTCGCGCGGCGCGACTGGAAGGATCGCGATTTCGCCGAGATCGTGCACGACGCCGTGCGCAAGTACGCGCGCACGCCGTTCCGCGAGGAGACGTGGCAGCAGCTCGCCGAGGGGATCCGCTTCGTGCAGGGCCAGTTCGGCGATCCCGAGGCGTACGACCGGCTGCGCGACACGGTGGAGACGCTCGATCGCGAGCGCGGCACCATGGGCAACCACGCGTTCTACCTCTCGATCCCTCCGACGGCCTTCCCGGAGGTCGCGAAGCATCTGTCGAGCTCGGGTCTCGTGGATCGGTCGGGAGACGATCAGCGCTGGCGGCGGGTGATCATCGAGAAGCCCTTCGGCCACGATCTGAAGTCGGCCCGCGAGCTGAACGACGTGCTCGAGTCGGCGTTCCCCGCCGACTCGATCTTCCGCATCGACCACTACCTCGGCAAGGAGACGGTGCAGAACATTCTGGCCCTCCGCTTCGCGAATGCGATGTACGAGCCGATATGGAACCGCAACTACGTCGACCACGTGCAGATCACGATGGCCGAGGACATCGGCGTCGGCGGTCGCGCCGGCTACTACGACGGCGTCGGAGCGGCGCGCGACGTCATCCAGAACCATCTGCTGCAGCTGCTCGCGCTCACGGCGATGGAGCAGCCCATCAGCCTCGGGGCCCAGCACCTGCGCGCCGAGAAGGAGAAGGTGCTGGAGGCGGTGTCGCTGCCCGACGACCTCGAGGCCTCGACCGCGCGCGGCCAGTACGCCTCGGGATGGCAGGGCGGCGAGCTCGTCAACGGGTTCCTCGACGAGGAGGGCATGGACCCGCAGTCGCGCACTGAGACGTTCGCTGCGATGAAGCTCAACGTGAATACGCGGCGCTGGACGGGCGTGCCGTTCTATCTGCGCACCGGCAAGCGCCTCGGGCGGCGCGTCACGGAGATCGCCGTGGTCTTCCGCAAGGAGCCGGGCAATCTGTTCGCGCAGGCCCAGCGCTCCGAGCAGGGATCGAACGCGCTCGTGATCCGCGTGCAGCCCGACGAGGGGATCACGATCCGCTTCGGCGCGAAGGTGCCCGGGAGCGGTACGCGCGTGCGCGATGTGACGATGGATTTCGGGTACGGCCACGCCTTCACCGAGGCGAGCCCCGAGGCCTACGAGCGGCTCATCCTCGACGTGCTGCTCGGCGATGCTCCGCTGTTCCCCCGTCAGGCCGAGGTCGAGCTCTCGTGGCGCATCCTCGACCCGGTCGAGCGGCACTGGGCGGCGCACGACGGACCCGTTGAGCAGTACGTTCCCGGATCGTGGGGCCCGGCATCGGCTGATGAGATGCTCGCCCGAGACGGTCGCACTTGGAGGCGCCCATGA